A single region of the Chryseobacterium culicis genome encodes:
- a CDS encoding T9SS type A sorting domain-containing protein: protein MKKTLLVLSLALANFAWAQFSSGVVNLPSTAMTVKLDTTPTGVTITVTGDSNSMLGIGFGTVGMAPGSDGFIYNTSANRDYTFIGMTTPNADASQDWTETSNTISGSTRTVVATRSLSGGSGDFAIANAAGTINIFYSRKSTGTSLGYHDAGRGYASLTMTAASLSTNEIASNSKKVNLYPNPAKSTVNFKNFDKIRSVDIYEATGRKIKSVKPEGESINVEDLKSGSYYLEIQLKDGTTSYEKLIKE from the coding sequence ATGAAAAAAACTTTACTAGTACTTAGTTTAGCTCTTGCTAATTTTGCATGGGCACAGTTTTCGTCAGGCGTTGTAAATCTACCCAGTACAGCTATGACGGTGAAATTAGATACGACTCCAACCGGAGTAACGATTACGGTAACAGGGGACAGCAACTCTATGTTGGGAATAGGTTTTGGAACTGTAGGAATGGCTCCAGGATCAGATGGGTTTATTTATAATACATCGGCGAACAGAGATTATACATTTATTGGGATGACAACACCTAATGCAGATGCTTCTCAGGACTGGACGGAAACTTCCAATACCATTTCCGGAAGCACAAGAACTGTAGTGGCAACAAGATCCCTTTCAGGTGGGTCAGGAGATTTTGCGATTGCCAATGCTGCCGGAACAATCAATATCTTTTATTCCCGTAAAAGTACCGGAACTTCTTTAGGATATCATGATGCAGGAAGAGGATATGCTTCTTTAACCATGACAGCAGCAAGTTTATCTACTAACGAAATTGCTTCCAATAGCAAGAAGGTAAATCTTTACCCGAACCCGGCGAAATCAACGGTAAACTTCAAAAACTTTGATAAAATTAGAAGTGTTGATATCTATGAAGCAACCGGAAGAAAGATAAAATCCGTAAAACCGGAGGGTGAAAGTATCAATGTTGAAGATCTGAAATCAGGAAGCTATTATCTTGAAATTCAACTTAAAGATGGAACTACATCTTACGAAAAACTGATTAAAGAATAA
- a CDS encoding DUF3467 domain-containing protein produces MDNNQNPQDGNINIELNEMVAAGIYANLALVNHSPSEFVVDFIQLMPGVQQAKVRSRVILAPLHAKRVLNALQQNIANYEQQFGEIKEVEPFVLGGNNVQA; encoded by the coding sequence ATGGACAACAATCAAAATCCACAAGACGGAAACATCAACATCGAATTAAACGAAATGGTAGCTGCTGGTATCTATGCTAACCTAGCTTTAGTAAACCACTCTCCATCTGAATTTGTAGTAGACTTTATTCAGTTGATGCCAGGTGTTCAGCAAGCGAAAGTAAGATCAAGAGTAATTCTTGCTCCACTTCACGCTAAAAGAGTATTAAACGCTCTTCAACAGAACATCGCTAACTACGAGCAGCAGTTCGGAGAAATCAAAGAAGTTGAGCCTTTCGTATTAGGAGGAAACAACGTTCAAGCGTAA
- a CDS encoding DUF5777 family beta-barrel protein: protein MTKTLLFLSVFSSGLVFAQEDLLKDIDTVKTNTETSQPAFKALQIVTGQSTKLAAKKEWYIIVAHRFGDISAGFKDFFGLDHASTKLGVIYGISDAVSVSLSRETNMKTFEGAVKYRLVKQSENFPVDIVGYNVMGANTELDKDTYPHLKFSDRLSYLTQALISRRFSDKLSVQLTPSFVHKNLYEPTIENKNQFLAGLGGRYKISKRVSLNAEYFVNFDDHSFYKNPLSLGVDIETGGHVFQLLLTNSQINSDIGYLTNATGAWGKGHIFFGFNLYRVF, encoded by the coding sequence ATGACAAAAACTCTCTTATTTTTGTCAGTATTTTCTTCAGGTCTTGTCTTTGCACAGGAAGATCTGTTGAAAGATATTGACACGGTGAAAACCAACACAGAAACCTCACAACCCGCCTTCAAAGCTCTTCAGATTGTTACAGGACAATCTACAAAACTGGCTGCCAAAAAAGAATGGTACATTATCGTTGCCCACAGATTTGGAGATATAAGCGCAGGATTTAAAGACTTTTTTGGTCTGGATCATGCTTCTACCAAACTAGGTGTTATCTACGGTATCTCAGATGCAGTATCTGTAAGCCTTTCCAGAGAAACGAATATGAAAACGTTTGAAGGAGCAGTGAAATACCGACTGGTAAAACAAAGTGAAAACTTTCCGGTGGATATTGTGGGGTACAATGTAATGGGTGCCAATACTGAACTGGATAAAGATACGTATCCACACCTGAAATTCAGTGACAGGCTTTCTTATCTTACTCAGGCATTAATCTCAAGAAGGTTCAGTGATAAGCTTTCCGTACAGCTTACCCCTTCCTTCGTTCACAAAAATCTTTACGAACCTACTATTGAAAACAAAAACCAGTTTCTGGCAGGTTTGGGAGGACGCTACAAAATCTCAAAAAGAGTTTCTCTGAATGCAGAATATTTTGTGAATTTTGACGATCACAGTTTTTATAAAAATCCTTTATCATTAGGGGTGGATATAGAAACAGGAGGACACGTGTTCCAGCTTTTACTAACAAACTCCCAGATAAATTCAGATATCGGATATCTTACCAATGCCACAGGAGCATGGGGAAAGGGACATATTTTCTTTGGGTTTAATCTTTATAGAGTTTTTTAA
- a CDS encoding YceI family protein: MKKLALLSVLLFSAGYASAQKYSSKTGKVTFEASVPLFDDIFAQDDNNVVILNADNGEMASVSTVKNFHFKTKLMEEHFNESYAESAKYPKTTFKGKIVNFDKTKLTASPQKYTVQGTLNFHGVDKAVASAATLYAKDGKIYMQGGFMARPADYKVTIPKMVTKKVAENVNIEYNYVMVKQ; encoded by the coding sequence ATGAAAAAATTAGCATTATTAAGCGTATTACTCTTTTCTGCAGGGTACGCTTCAGCACAAAAATACAGTTCTAAAACAGGGAAAGTGACTTTTGAAGCTTCGGTTCCTTTGTTTGATGATATTTTTGCCCAGGATGATAACAATGTGGTGATTCTCAATGCAGACAATGGTGAGATGGCATCAGTTTCAACCGTTAAAAACTTTCATTTTAAAACAAAATTAATGGAAGAGCATTTCAATGAAAGCTATGCAGAATCTGCAAAATATCCGAAAACAACTTTCAAAGGGAAAATAGTCAACTTTGATAAAACAAAACTTACGGCAAGTCCTCAGAAATATACCGTTCAGGGAACGTTAAACTTTCACGGTGTAGACAAAGCTGTTGCTTCTGCAGCCACTCTATATGCAAAAGACGGAAAAATCTATATGCAGGGCGGATTTATGGCCAGACCTGCTGATTATAAAGTGACCATTCCTAAAATGGTGACTAAGAAAGTGGCTGAAAATGTTAACATCGAATACAACTACGTAATGGTAAAACAATGA
- a CDS encoding ankyrin repeat domain-containing protein has translation MRNVILILGLFLGSLISAQEKIKSIFDIARSGTVTEVQELMKQNPDIINQTNENGFSPLILACYRGNTGVADFLIDNVKDVNYKSREGTALAGLAIKYNKDLVEHLLKKKADPNIADATGYTPLFWAVKSGNKEMIEQLLRYKADKTKKDSMGMTPFEYALQTNNKEIINLFKN, from the coding sequence ATGAGAAATGTAATCTTAATTTTAGGACTATTTCTGGGCTCATTGATATCTGCTCAGGAAAAAATAAAATCAATATTTGATATTGCCAGAAGCGGAACCGTAACTGAAGTTCAGGAGTTGATGAAACAAAATCCGGATATCATTAATCAAACGAATGAGAACGGATTTTCACCCCTTATTTTAGCATGTTACAGAGGAAATACAGGCGTTGCAGATTTTCTGATTGATAACGTAAAAGATGTAAACTACAAAAGCCGCGAAGGAACAGCACTTGCCGGTCTTGCTATTAAATACAACAAAGACCTGGTAGAACACTTGTTAAAGAAAAAAGCAGATCCCAATATTGCAGATGCTACGGGATACACTCCTTTATTCTGGGCGGTAAAATCAGGAAATAAAGAAATGATAGAGCAGCTGCTTAGATATAAAGCTGATAAAACAAAAAAAGATTCAATGGGAATGACTCCTTTTGAATATGCATTGCAAACCAACAACAAAGAAATTATTAACCTTTTTAAAAATTGA
- a CDS encoding Crp/Fnr family transcriptional regulator — MIDNSFAVSKFGFLGTDFLSELEKHAVAIDIKAKTEIIREGQKNKFVPFLIKGSIKVFTLNDGRELIYYYIKPKDSCLMTFSSILTDYISRVYAVAEEDSKAILVPVSIMHEWLIKFPEINKLFYHEYDRRFSEVMNMVNDAVFHRLDKRVLNYIKQQISTTGSNPIKITHREIANSLGTSREVVSRVLKKIESEGEIVQTKEGIKVPVNENVRMI; from the coding sequence ATGATTGATAACTCGTTCGCTGTAAGTAAATTTGGCTTTCTGGGCACTGATTTTTTATCCGAGCTCGAAAAGCATGCTGTTGCCATTGATATAAAAGCAAAAACTGAAATCATAAGAGAAGGGCAGAAGAATAAGTTTGTCCCTTTCTTAATAAAAGGATCTATCAAGGTTTTTACCCTTAATGATGGAAGAGAGCTCATCTACTATTATATTAAGCCTAAAGATAGTTGTCTTATGACCTTTTCTTCTATTTTGACGGATTATATCAGCAGAGTATATGCCGTAGCAGAAGAAGACTCAAAAGCTATTCTCGTCCCTGTTTCCATAATGCATGAATGGCTGATTAAATTTCCGGAAATCAATAAACTGTTTTATCATGAATATGACCGCAGATTTTCAGAAGTCATGAATATGGTAAATGATGCCGTTTTTCACAGGCTTGACAAGAGAGTGCTGAACTATATTAAACAGCAGATTTCCACCACAGGAAGCAACCCTATTAAGATCACCCATCGTGAAATTGCCAACAGTTTGGGAACTTCCAGAGAAGTGGTGAGCAGAGTTTTGAAAAAAATTGAAAGCGAAGGTGAAATCGTTCAGACCAAAGAAGGAATAAAAGTTCCTGTAAATGAAAATGTTAGGATGATCTAA